The stretch of DNA TGTGGAAACTGTGGATGTCAGCGCGACCTAGAGGTCCCGTCCCTGGCTAAGACCCCCACCCAGGTGTTGCAGCTTCACCAAAACCTGCTGAGCCAGAACGATCGCCTGGCCCAGCGCAACCGAGCCCTCTTTCGTCACCTGCTGGCGATCAATATGCTGGCGTCGCCGGGGGCGGGCAAAACCACCCTGGTGCAGCGCCTGTTGCGCGATCGCGCCCTGATTGTCGGAACCGAGCCCCTGCACCCTCACCTGACACCGCTGCGGGCGGGGGTGATAGTGGGCGACCTGGCCAGCGATCGCGATGCCCAGCGGCTGCGCCAAACGGGGGTACCGGTGGTGCAGATCAACACTGGCGAGCTGTGCCATCTGGAGGCCGACAGCGTGGCCCAGGCGGCTGAGCAGTTGGATTTGGATCAGCTCGATCTGCTGATCATTGAAAACGTGGGCAACCTGGTCTGCCCCGCCGCCTTTGACCTGGGGGAAGACCTGCGCCTGGTGCTGATGTCGGTCACAGAGGGCGAAGACAAACCGCTGAAATACCCCACCGCCTTCAAGTCTGCCCATGCGGTCATCCTCAGCAAAATTGACCTGGCCGAAGTGGTGGGGTTTAACCGCGCAGAGGCGCTGCACTACCTGCACCTGATTGCCCCCCAGGCGTTGATCTTCGAGCTATCGGCCATCACCGGGGCCGGGCTGGCCAGCTTCTATGCCTACCTGGGGCAGGCCATTTTTCAGTGCCGCGACAAGGCCATGGCGTGAGGTACACCGTCCATGGCCACGACCCATCCCATTCAGCAGCGCATGGCCTTAACCGTGCAGGGCACCGTGCAGGGGGTGGGGTTTCGTCCATTTGTGTACCAACTGGCGATCGCCCTAGGGTTAAGGGGCGGCGTCAAGAATACGCCCCAGGGCGTGGTGATTGATATTGAAGGCTCCAAGAGCGCTCTGCAACAGTTTTCGAGACGGCTCCAGCAGGAAATCCCCCCGCCCGCCGCTATTCAAACCTTGACGCAACAATCCCTCCCCCTGCAAGGATTTGATCGGTTTGAAATCTGGCCCTCTGACCCGGTGGAGGGTGCTGCTACCGCCCAGATTCTGCCAGATCTAGCCACTTGTCCCGCCTGTTTGCAGGATATTTTCAACCCGCACAACCGCCGCTACCGCTATCCCTTCACCAGCTGCACCCACTGCGGCCCCCGCTTCAGCATTATCACCGCCCTGCCCTACGATCGCCCCCGCACCACCATGGCTGGCTTTGAGCTGTGCTCGACCTGCGCCGCCGAGTACAGCCATCCGGGCGATCGCCGCTTCCATGCCCAGCCCAATGCCTGCCCCCGCTGCGGCCCCGAGCTGGCGTTTTGGCCAACGGCGGAACAGCCATCGGCACCGCTAGAGCAGGCGATCGCGGCCCTGCGCCAGGGGCACATTGTCGCCCTCAAGGGGTTGGGCGGCTTTCAGCTGCTGGTAGATGCCCAGAACGACGCGGCGGTGGAGCGCCTCCGCCAGCGCAAGCAGCGCCCGGACAAACCCCTGGCCCTGATGTATGCAACCCTGGCCCAGGTGCGCCGCGACTGCGAGGTTGCTGAAACCGCCGCCCACCTGCTGACCGCCTCCCAGGCCCCAATTGTGCTGGTGCCCAAGCGACCTGGCCCGACGGCACTGGCGGCGGCGATCGCGCCCCACACCACCCACCTGGGGGTAATGCTGCCCACCACGCCCCTGCACCACCTGCTGCTGCGAGAGTACGGCTCGCCAGTGGTGGCCACCAGCGGCAACCGATCGGGTGAGCCGCTGTGTACCGACAGCCCAGAGGCCCACCGGCAGCTGGGCGCGATCGCCGACGGCTTTTTAGTCCACAACCGCCCCATCCAGCGGCCCGTGGATGACTCCGTGGTGCAGATTGTGCAGGGGCAGCCCCAAATTCTGCGCCATGCCCGTGGCTACGCCCCCCAAGCCATTCCCCTGCCCCCCGGTGTGGACGCAGACCTGCGCATTCTTGCCCTCGGTGCCCACCTCAAGAGTGCGATCGCCCTGTCTCTGGGCACCCAGGTGGTGCTCAGCCAGCACATTGGCGACCTGGAGACCCCCCAGGCGATCGCAAGACTGGAGCACACCGTGGCCGACTGGCTGGCCCTCTACCGCTGCCAACCGACGGCCATTGCCTGCGACCTGCACCCCGACTACGGCTCCACTCGCCTGGGGCAGACGCTGGCCCAGCGGTGGCAGATACCGTTGATTCCGGTGCAGCACCACTATGCCCACGGGTTGGCGGCGATGGCCGAGCATCACCTGGCCGCCCCCGTGCTCGCCGTGGCCTGGGATGGTGCAGGCTACGGCCCCAACCAGACGATCTGGGGCGGCGAATTTTTGCAGATTACCGAATCAGGGTTTGAGCGGCTGGCCCACCTGCGGCCTTTTGCCCTGCCGGGGGGCGATCGCTGTAGTCGAGAACCCCGGCGCAGTGCGATCGCGCTGCTCTACGGCTGCTACGGCGACCAGGCCTTTGTTATGACTGACTTAGCCCCCATACAGGCCTTTTCAGCGCCGCAGCGAGCGGTGCTGCGGCAAATGTTTGCTGCGGACGTCAACAGCCCCATGACCTCTAGCATGGGGCGGCTATTCGACGGCGTGGCGGCCCTGCTCGGCCTGCCCCAGAGCGTGAGCTTTGAGGGCCAGGCTGCGATCGCCCTGGAGGGGTTAGCCGCCGAATGCTCGACGCCGAAAGGCTACCCGTTTGCGGTCTCGGTCACCCATCCCGCCGTGATCGACTGGCGACCGATGGTGCGGGCGGTGGTCTGCGATCGGCAGGCCGGGGTGGCGACCCGTGTTATTGCAGCCAGGTTCCATCGCACACTGGTGGAGATGGTGGGGGCGATCGCCCAGCGGGCTGGCCTGGAGCAGGTCGTGCTCACGGGCGGGTGCTTTCAGAACCGCATGCTCAGTGAGCAAACTATTCAACACTTGCGCGATCGCGGCTTTGTGCCCCACTGGCACCAGCGAGTGCCCCCGAACGATGGCGGCCTGGCGGTGGGGCAGGCGATCGCAGCGCTACGCCACCTTTCCCACAACCGGAGTTAACCCATGTGCCTTGCCATTCCCGGACAAATTCTCAGTACCGCCGGAGACGACCTGGATCGGACGGGTCGAGTTAGCTTTGGCGGTGTGGTGAAGGAGGTGAGCTTGGCCTATGTGCCGCAGGCGGAGGTGGGAGATTATGTGGTGGTGCACGTCGGCTTTGCCATCAGCCAGCTCGATCTGCACGAGGCCGAGCAGACTTTGCATTACCTGGAGCAAATGCAGATGGGGGAGAAGGCGGGCGGAGAGTAGGGGGCCGTTGGCGTGACCTTCTAGATGAGCAGCTATGGCACAATGCGCTTCCCTAGCTATGGTCAGCTGGAGCAACAGTCGGAAGATATACAGTTTTTTGCCGCCTATTTACCCCTGAGAGGGCTATTATGCAGATTACGCGCTGCCTATCTACCCTGTACAGGTGATTATATGGCAGACAGTCTGCCTATCTACCCTACAGTGGGTATATAGGCAGATTAGATCAGTCCAATAAATTGTTGGGCTGCTTAGGCTATCGGTGAGGGCAGCAACCTGAGTATTCTCGGTTGGCACGCAGCACCCATTTAGCGCAAACCGCCTATTCTACGCAAAGCAAGAGACCCTACAACCCTTGCTAGTTGTCCATCTTAGGCTAAAATGTGAAAAACGTAAGACGCTATTGACAGTTTCAAAATGATTTGCCATTATCAGGTGTAGGGAAGGGCAAGTAAACATGAACAAAAGTTTTAAGCAAATCCCGATGTCCGAATTAAGGGTCAAGCTGCCAAAACTTAGGCGGCAAGTTCAGTCGGGTAACCTGCGGATTGTATGTACTCACTATGGTGAAGTTGCAGCCTTTTTGCTTCCACTTCAAGATATTGATGCTCTCAATTCAGAAGAGGGAGAGCCTAGTATTCAGAACAGTGAAGAGATTCCTCTCACTGAGTTTCGTGATCAGCTAACCGAATCCTGGGAGAGGCTTTTGGGTGGAACAGATTGTATCTATCTGACATTTCATAAAAGGCGGGTTGTGGCGTTTGTATCGCCTCGCTTCACGCATTACCTTTCATTACCACTGATTGGTGATGCAGATAAAGTTTTGTTTGTTCCTTCTGAGATTCAGGTCTAGATATTGCAGCATGAGAAGTTAATTGAAGTGTTCAAGTTTACGTATTTTGATTCTCAAATTAAGACGATACTTTCTGACAGAAGTACATTCTGTGATCTGGCAGTAGAGCAGGAACTTGCGCCTATTCTAGAAGTTCTCAAGCAGACTGGCGAAGTTGAAGGGGCATGTTGTGGTGTCAAGCCTGGTGTTTCGGAATTAGTTTATGAACTCAGGGGAAGAACTTTCCAGCTTGTCTATGCCGTTGACGTTCCGAGAAAAGAAATCAGGTTTTATGAGTTTCAACAGGTCTCTCACTTAATTGATTGGGAAACTGCTCTAGATCAAGACTTGCGTAGAGGCGAGCAACAGCCCATTTATATCCCTCAAATCGGTGATCCACAGAAATACATTAAGACTGTTGAGCTGATTCATGGTGGAACCAACACATCTAAATCTTTAGGTGTTGCTTTCGGTAGTGGTGCCAAAAAAGAAAAAGATTTGGCTAGGAGAGGAGATTATCTTGGACGACCTGTGATGGAGATTGGTCTTGCCAGTCGAGGTGCAGTCGAGAATAAGTCTTCAAGCATTTACATCTTGACAGATCGAGGTAAAAGGATTGCTCAGAGCGATGATCAGGAAACTCGTGAACGTCTTCTTGCAGAAGCATTGCTAGGGTTTTACCCGATTCAAATGATTATTGAGAAAACAACTCGTGATGACCAAGAACTCACTAAGGAATTAATTCAAGAGGTGATTTTATGGTGAGTTTCGGTGATTGTGGAGGAACCACAAACCCTCGCAGAGCGAGTTCTTTACGGGCATTGGTGAATTGGGTGTCACGATGGGCTGGCATTCCAATCCGACGAGAAGGTAGTGATGGTGTCCAACTCTATATCCCTCAAATCTATGCAAACTAAACCATACGATTTTGAAACTCAGCGCAAGGTTGGACAAGAAGGAGAAACCTTCTTAGACCAATGGTTACATCCTGTCTACAAAGTACTTGATGTCTCTGGGGAGATGAAGTATCAGCAAGCAGGGATAGACAGAATTGTTACTCGATCAGATGGATCAGTCATCACGATTGAGTATAAGTTTGACCTTGCAGCTAAACGGACAGGTAATCTCTTCTTTGAAACTATCTCGAACGACAAAGAGATGATTCCAGGGTGGGGGTGGAGTTCTCAGGCGGATTACTGGATCGTCCTAATACCAGAGCAAGAAATTCTTGTTTTCAAACCAGGAAAGCTGAGAGCGCTAGTTTGGGAGTTACAGAAAACTCTTCAGAAGAGAAGTGTTCCCAATAGAGGGTACAACACAGTTGGCTATCCCATTCCACTAATCCAAGCTAGAAAAGTTGCTTTTCAAATCAAGACTCTTTACCTAGAGAGCCTTTGAACTGTTTATAGGTTTTGGAGACTTGTTTGCTCATTCAATTTGCACCGAGGTAGGCTGATGCTGAATGTAACTATTGATGAAATTCAACGTGATCCCTTGAAGTACCTTGATCAGGTAGAGGCAGGTGAAACTCTTGTCATTGTTAGATCTGACAAACCTATTGCTGAACTTAGACCTATTGCTAGTAGTAAGCAATTACGCCCATTTGGTTTGTGTGCAGGCGAGTTTATTGTTCCAGATGATTTCGATACTCCTTTGCCGGAAGACCTTCTCAGCGCATTCGAGGGCAAATGAGGATTCTGTTAGATACTCACATCTTTCTATGGTTCATCAGTGGCGATACTCAGTTGTCAACAGATGTTCGGGATGCAATTCGCGATTCAGACAACGAGGTTTATCTGAGTACAGTTTCAGTCTGGGAAGCAATTGTCAAGTATCAGTTGGGCAAGTTACCTCTGCCAGAGCATCCCGAAATGTATTTACCGAAACAGCGCAATCTTCATCAAATTGCTAGCCTTGCTCTTGACGAAAGTAGTGTAATTCAATTGGCTAAGTTGCCACCATTACATCGCGATCCATTTGACAGAATGCTGATCTGTCAAGCCTTACAAAATGGTCTAACAATTGCGACGGTGGATACAGCAGTTCGTGCCTACTCAGT from Leptolyngbya sp. KIOST-1 encodes:
- a CDS encoding HypC/HybG/HupF family hydrogenase formation chaperone — encoded protein: MCLAIPGQILSTAGDDLDRTGRVSFGGVVKEVSLAYVPQAEVGDYVVVHVGFAISQLDLHEAEQTLHYLEQMQMGEKAGGE
- a CDS encoding type II toxin-antitoxin system Phd/YefM family antitoxin produces the protein MLNVTIDEIQRDPLKYLDQVEAGETLVIVRSDKPIAELRPIASSKQLRPFGLCAGEFIVPDDFDTPLPEDLLSAFEGK
- the hypB gene encoding hydrogenase nickel incorporation protein HypB; the encoded protein is MCGNCGCQRDLEVPSLAKTPTQVLQLHQNLLSQNDRLAQRNRALFRHLLAINMLASPGAGKTTLVQRLLRDRALIVGTEPLHPHLTPLRAGVIVGDLASDRDAQRLRQTGVPVVQINTGELCHLEADSVAQAAEQLDLDQLDLLIIENVGNLVCPAAFDLGEDLRLVLMSVTEGEDKPLKYPTAFKSAHAVILSKIDLAEVVGFNRAEALHYLHLIAPQALIFELSAITGAGLASFYAYLGQAIFQCRDKAMA
- a CDS encoding type II toxin-antitoxin system Phd/YefM family antitoxin — translated: MNKSFKQIPMSELRVKLPKLRRQVQSGNLRIVCTHYGEVAAFLLPLQDIDALNSEEGEPSIQNSEEIPLTEFRDQLTESWERLLGGTDCIYLTFHKRRVVAFVSPRFTHYLSLPLIGDADKVLFVPSEIQV
- the hypF gene encoding carbamoyltransferase HypF: MATTHPIQQRMALTVQGTVQGVGFRPFVYQLAIALGLRGGVKNTPQGVVIDIEGSKSALQQFSRRLQQEIPPPAAIQTLTQQSLPLQGFDRFEIWPSDPVEGAATAQILPDLATCPACLQDIFNPHNRRYRYPFTSCTHCGPRFSIITALPYDRPRTTMAGFELCSTCAAEYSHPGDRRFHAQPNACPRCGPELAFWPTAEQPSAPLEQAIAALRQGHIVALKGLGGFQLLVDAQNDAAVERLRQRKQRPDKPLALMYATLAQVRRDCEVAETAAHLLTASQAPIVLVPKRPGPTALAAAIAPHTTHLGVMLPTTPLHHLLLREYGSPVVATSGNRSGEPLCTDSPEAHRQLGAIADGFLVHNRPIQRPVDDSVVQIVQGQPQILRHARGYAPQAIPLPPGVDADLRILALGAHLKSAIALSLGTQVVLSQHIGDLETPQAIARLEHTVADWLALYRCQPTAIACDLHPDYGSTRLGQTLAQRWQIPLIPVQHHYAHGLAAMAEHHLAAPVLAVAWDGAGYGPNQTIWGGEFLQITESGFERLAHLRPFALPGGDRCSREPRRSAIALLYGCYGDQAFVMTDLAPIQAFSAPQRAVLRQMFAADVNSPMTSSMGRLFDGVAALLGLPQSVSFEGQAAIALEGLAAECSTPKGYPFAVSVTHPAVIDWRPMVRAVVCDRQAGVATRVIAARFHRTLVEMVGAIAQRAGLEQVVLTGGCFQNRMLSEQTIQHLRDRGFVPHWHQRVPPNDGGLAVGQAIAALRHLSHNRS
- a CDS encoding type II toxin-antitoxin system VapC family toxin translates to MRILLDTHIFLWFISGDTQLSTDVRDAIRDSDNEVYLSTVSVWEAIVKYQLGKLPLPEHPEMYLPKQRNLHQIASLALDESSVIQLAKLPPLHRDPFDRMLICQALQNGLTIATVDTAVRAYSVSVM